In the genome of Oceaniferula marina, one region contains:
- a CDS encoding sigma-70 family RNA polymerase sigma factor, which translates to MPKHPQISQEFVSLLTDHQEVIRSYIISQVPGSPDVRDILQEVNIRLWEKMNDFQLGTNFGAWACTVAYYKILDYRKKQKRNGFLIFNDELCETLAKEAEERHPEQFEQKRQALQQCLKQLSQANQELIQARYEDSSNNMAQISQTSGRSRASLRVTLSRLRATLRQCINKRLKWKGDPA; encoded by the coding sequence GTGCCCAAACATCCGCAAATTTCCCAGGAATTTGTCAGCCTCCTGACCGACCACCAGGAGGTCATTCGCTCGTACATCATCTCCCAGGTTCCAGGCTCACCGGACGTCCGCGACATCCTCCAGGAGGTCAATATCCGACTCTGGGAAAAAATGAACGATTTCCAGCTTGGAACCAACTTCGGCGCATGGGCATGCACCGTCGCCTATTACAAAATCCTCGACTACCGGAAAAAACAAAAACGAAACGGCTTCCTGATCTTTAACGACGAACTCTGCGAAACCCTCGCCAAAGAAGCTGAAGAACGGCATCCCGAACAGTTCGAACAAAAACGACAGGCACTGCAACAATGCCTCAAACAACTCAGCCAAGCCAATCAGGAACTCATTCAGGCACGCTACGAAGACTCATCCAACAACATGGCCCAAATCTCCCAAACGTCCGGCCGAAGCAGGGCGTCCCTCCGCGTCACCCTCAGCCGCCTGCGCGCCACCTTGCGCCAGTGCATCAATAAACGTCTCAAATGGAAAGGAGATCCAGCATGA
- a CDS encoding PEP-CTERM sorting domain-containing protein yields the protein MMIKQLLSAVTFSGMAALTSQAAVIADWDFSGASGTVPDADITPGSTLIDATNSGAVTGISSSDLLSGGSLRYENAGGAAGELNLKNFHITSGNGRGSFSFTLTADPGKTIEVTSLTMSSYRNGGGAPTQLQWHVTVDGGTEEEYGTEQVGQLTPFAVDTFTESITGATTVKFEFRLDNATGNGNIHFNDIQVNGSVNAVPEPSSAALVGLGGLSLILRRRK from the coding sequence ATGATGATTAAACAACTACTGAGCGCTGTTACCTTTTCAGGTATGGCGGCGCTGACAAGTCAGGCAGCCGTAATCGCAGATTGGGATTTTTCAGGAGCATCAGGGACGGTTCCAGATGCTGATATTACACCCGGATCTACACTGATAGACGCAACCAATTCCGGAGCTGTCACGGGGATATCCTCCAGTGATCTTCTTAGTGGTGGGAGTTTGCGATATGAGAATGCCGGAGGAGCTGCGGGGGAACTTAATTTGAAGAATTTTCACATCACGTCAGGTAATGGTAGAGGCTCGTTTTCGTTTACCCTCACCGCTGATCCGGGAAAGACGATTGAGGTCACCAGTCTTACGATGAGTTCTTATCGGAACGGTGGCGGTGCGCCAACTCAGCTTCAGTGGCATGTAACTGTCGACGGTGGCACAGAAGAAGAATATGGAACTGAACAGGTAGGGCAGCTTACTCCGTTTGCCGTAGACACTTTTACGGAGTCTATTACAGGAGCGACCACTGTGAAGTTTGAGTTCAGGTTGGATAATGCAACGGGTAATGGAAATATCCATTTCAATGATATTCAAGTGAATGGTTCGGTTAACGCCGTGCCGGAGCCGTCTTCAGCAGCTCTTGTAGGCCTTGGAGGGCTATCACTTATCCTGCGCCGCCGGAAGTAA
- a CDS encoding PEP-CTERM sorting domain-containing protein (PEP-CTERM proteins occur, often in large numbers, in the proteomes of bacteria that also encode an exosortase, a predicted intramembrane cysteine proteinase. The presence of a PEP-CTERM domain at a protein's C-terminus predicts cleavage within the sorting domain, followed by covalent anchoring to some some component of the (usually Gram-negative) cell surface. Many PEP-CTERM proteins exhibit an unusual sequence composition that includes large numbers of potential glycosylation sites. Expression of one such protein has been shown restore the ability of a bacterium to form floc, a type of biofilm.) — protein sequence MKTTPLLQIAAISATSVLTSHASLTWTGAGNGVSLYAENNWLDDNGVVPPANSINGGSDVTAVTGGLIEINAGAGEPSNFSPGFQVGTGNSLTIGGGKTLASGSNAEVVGGGAGTTLTVNGGATLNVGNVSNFETITVNGAAIDLLNVSGATNVNLTGATGNVASMTIDTGTITFSNGNPTFTSLTLSNSSAIFTGSAGFTSSELFPSQISLTNGSSWLSQFVSNNTILFVDGSSSIELKGSGDPINSQTNQSSVNLASGAQLIFRNTNELDDQLNDSGTGDIWVNGVRVTALNKDTLLSTADNLTYTAIPEPSSTSLLGLAGLALILRRRK from the coding sequence ATGAAAACTACACCACTGCTTCAGATCGCGGCCATTTCGGCAACCAGCGTTCTTACCTCACACGCATCTCTCACTTGGACCGGCGCGGGCAACGGAGTCTCCCTCTATGCCGAAAACAACTGGCTTGACGACAACGGCGTTGTGCCTCCGGCGAACAGCATCAATGGCGGTTCAGACGTCACAGCTGTCACAGGTGGCCTGATCGAGATCAATGCAGGAGCCGGCGAACCATCCAACTTTTCTCCTGGTTTCCAAGTCGGCACCGGCAATAGCCTGACGATTGGCGGAGGTAAAACCCTGGCATCAGGATCAAATGCCGAAGTCGTCGGGGGTGGAGCTGGAACCACACTCACCGTCAATGGAGGAGCTACTTTGAATGTTGGCAATGTCAGCAACTTTGAAACCATCACCGTCAATGGAGCAGCTATCGACCTGCTCAACGTCAGTGGAGCCACCAACGTCAACCTGACCGGAGCAACCGGCAATGTAGCCAGCATGACCATCGATACGGGGACCATCACATTTTCCAATGGCAACCCGACTTTCACCAGCCTCACCCTGTCTAATTCTTCTGCCATCTTCACAGGCTCAGCTGGGTTTACATCCTCCGAATTATTCCCAAGTCAAATCAGCCTGACCAACGGATCCTCATGGCTGTCACAGTTCGTCTCAAACAATACCATACTCTTTGTCGATGGCTCCAGCTCGATCGAACTCAAAGGCAGCGGGGATCCAATCAATTCACAAACCAATCAATCATCCGTCAATCTGGCATCAGGTGCTCAACTGATTTTCAGAAATACCAACGAACTCGACGACCAGCTCAACGACAGCGGGACAGGTGACATTTGGGTCAATGGAGTGCGTGTAACAGCTCTCAATAAAGACACTCTATTGAGCACAGCGGACAACCTGACCTACACTGCCATCCCCGAGCCATCGTCAACGTCCCTACTCGGATTGGCTGGCCTCGCCCTCATCCTGCGCCGACGTAAATAA
- a CDS encoding sulfatase-like hydrolase/transferase → MLRFTCLCSLFSIVLTAGAWSAAAPNVILVMCDDLGFGDIYNLHQHKRDNGAGGGIAGDGVMNGTEEAFIYTPQLDRMIAEGAKLTRHYTSAPVCAPARGSLLQGRDQGHANIRDNSFDKRIDDNHTLGTVMQSGGYYTACVGKWGVGGTSPTDEARPNNRGFDYFYGYTRHIHGHQHYPGNGGTVVEQSSPVTSGLDHAYTTDLWTAKVKSIIQDRTTNHAGTPFFIYLAYDAPHAQLQVPTQAYPAGSGTSGGLSWPLNTNSGTNDSWIHPDYSALSNAAARHATMVRRIDTCMGDILQTLRDLNIDDNTLVIFTSDNGTHNESGSGGSVAHNPRNFDSYGELEGIKRDHWEGGIRVPTFAWWPGSIGDNNPSTPGRNSLRPSAFWDWMPTVVDAAGLTPPAWTTGVSLLPELTGTGDQKDKGYLYFEYNVGGSTPNYTDFPNHGGATRGQMQTIFMDDTDGKRYKGVRTNVSSHSQDFQIYDVDADSDEGTNLAAGKPTLQQKMKDRVLQVRLDGDYNRSYLSGEYAPGVVTPVVQGMNYKVFTGIWPWVPETAGLTPVASGDCSGLDLTVRTQDDNVVIEFTGYLQVPTDGEYTFRMTTDTTVADNGSGGMLWVHDAHVIDDDFNHDGTERNGSMRLKAGIHPIRVLYKHRSGSHDISLRYSGPGVSLQDVPLNALYRAGTPAPEPTAVPDHASADGVSPVAISVLQNDYDDGQPSTLQIQSVSSPPIGSAAINGDQIIYTPEAGKYGQVTFRYTITDGQYLAESTVTVDVCVPSADLWFPLNETTGNTVSEAGGKVVGTHSGVADSEAVHIEGKHGYALSLDGVDDQVNLSGVVLPTGDSPRTVAAWIRVSATSGVENQVIFGYGVNTNGKRFSFRLDGTTTQKLRLEVQGGYIVGSTNINDGQWHHVAVVVDDFNGNSSTDVNECKLYVDGVQEVVSGSSSEVMNTDPGGVAVIGASNHATSYNFKGDIDELRVFAGAKSSAEMADLAAADEQVSSLWLYRHFGSVVPSWSDDRDGDGVDLLQEYGFGGNPHQADAPTSEPTAVYNEISGRLEVQYNRRKPGSHDLQYSIEVSDDLVSWLLPFQEVSAVSHPLLGFEFQQVLVETLDAVPEMGRRFVRVKVE, encoded by the coding sequence ATGCTACGATTTACTTGTCTTTGCTCTTTGTTTTCGATCGTTCTTACGGCCGGTGCCTGGTCGGCGGCTGCGCCTAATGTGATCCTGGTCATGTGTGATGACCTTGGCTTTGGTGATATTTACAATCTGCACCAGCACAAGCGGGACAATGGCGCGGGTGGCGGTATCGCGGGGGACGGGGTGATGAATGGCACGGAAGAAGCCTTTATTTACACCCCGCAGCTTGACCGTATGATTGCTGAGGGGGCGAAACTCACACGGCACTACACCAGTGCTCCGGTCTGTGCCCCCGCTCGCGGATCGCTACTCCAGGGCCGGGACCAAGGGCATGCCAACATCCGAGATAACTCTTTTGATAAACGGATCGATGATAACCATACTCTGGGCACGGTGATGCAATCCGGCGGCTATTATACCGCTTGTGTAGGAAAATGGGGGGTCGGGGGAACCTCGCCAACGGATGAGGCCAGGCCAAACAATCGAGGGTTTGACTATTTTTATGGGTATACCCGCCACATCCATGGTCATCAGCACTACCCTGGTAATGGTGGGACCGTGGTGGAGCAGAGTTCTCCTGTCACCAGTGGACTGGACCACGCCTACACCACTGATCTGTGGACCGCCAAGGTGAAGAGTATCATTCAGGACCGCACGACCAACCATGCAGGAACTCCGTTTTTTATTTATCTCGCCTATGATGCTCCTCATGCCCAACTCCAGGTTCCCACCCAGGCGTATCCGGCTGGCTCTGGAACGAGCGGAGGATTGAGTTGGCCTTTGAATACAAACTCGGGAACCAATGACAGCTGGATCCACCCGGATTACAGTGCTTTGTCGAATGCGGCTGCCCGGCATGCGACCATGGTGCGGAGGATTGACACCTGTATGGGCGATATCCTGCAAACACTCCGGGACCTGAACATCGATGACAACACGCTGGTGATTTTCACCTCGGACAACGGAACACACAATGAGTCGGGGTCGGGTGGTAGCGTTGCCCACAACCCGAGGAATTTTGATTCCTATGGAGAACTCGAAGGTATCAAGCGGGACCACTGGGAGGGGGGGATCCGAGTGCCGACTTTCGCCTGGTGGCCGGGAAGCATCGGTGACAATAACCCGTCGACACCTGGACGTAATTCGCTTCGTCCGTCTGCCTTCTGGGATTGGATGCCCACCGTGGTGGATGCCGCCGGGCTGACTCCCCCGGCCTGGACCACTGGTGTTTCCCTGCTTCCCGAACTGACGGGAACGGGGGATCAAAAAGATAAAGGCTATCTCTATTTTGAATACAACGTGGGGGGAAGCACACCCAATTATACCGATTTCCCGAACCACGGAGGAGCGACCCGGGGGCAGATGCAGACCATCTTCATGGATGATACGGATGGTAAACGCTACAAAGGGGTCCGGACGAATGTTTCGAGTCATAGCCAGGACTTTCAAATCTATGATGTGGATGCCGACTCCGATGAGGGAACAAACCTGGCGGCAGGCAAGCCGACCTTGCAGCAGAAGATGAAGGATAGGGTGCTTCAGGTTCGGCTAGATGGTGACTACAATCGTTCCTACCTCTCCGGGGAGTATGCACCGGGTGTGGTCACTCCGGTGGTGCAGGGGATGAATTACAAGGTGTTCACCGGAATCTGGCCGTGGGTACCTGAAACAGCAGGGTTGACTCCAGTGGCGAGTGGTGATTGCAGCGGCTTGGATCTCACTGTGCGCACACAGGATGACAATGTGGTGATTGAATTCACTGGTTATCTGCAAGTGCCAACGGATGGGGAATACACGTTCCGTATGACCACGGATACCACGGTCGCTGACAATGGTTCCGGAGGGATGCTTTGGGTGCACGATGCACACGTCATTGATGATGATTTTAATCATGACGGAACGGAACGCAATGGCTCGATGCGTTTGAAAGCTGGCATTCATCCAATCCGGGTGCTCTATAAACATCGCAGCGGTAGCCATGATATCAGCTTACGTTATTCAGGGCCTGGCGTCAGCCTGCAGGATGTGCCGCTCAATGCGCTCTATCGCGCGGGGACTCCCGCGCCCGAACCGACGGCCGTGCCGGATCATGCCAGTGCCGACGGCGTATCTCCTGTTGCCATTTCTGTGTTGCAGAATGATTACGATGACGGACAACCTTCAACCCTTCAGATCCAGTCGGTTTCGTCTCCGCCCATTGGCTCGGCTGCGATCAACGGCGATCAGATTATCTACACTCCAGAGGCTGGAAAATATGGCCAAGTGACATTCCGTTACACCATCACGGATGGGCAGTATCTTGCGGAGTCCACCGTGACGGTGGATGTTTGTGTGCCATCTGCCGACCTTTGGTTCCCATTGAACGAAACCACTGGCAACACGGTGAGCGAAGCCGGAGGTAAGGTGGTGGGCACGCATAGCGGTGTGGCTGACAGTGAGGCGGTTCATATTGAAGGCAAACATGGCTACGCATTGTCCTTGGACGGAGTGGACGATCAGGTGAACCTCTCAGGGGTGGTTTTGCCCACAGGTGACAGTCCCCGGACGGTTGCGGCCTGGATCAGGGTGTCCGCTACATCCGGGGTAGAAAACCAGGTGATTTTTGGCTACGGCGTGAACACGAACGGTAAACGTTTCAGTTTTCGACTGGACGGGACAACGACTCAGAAACTGCGCCTTGAGGTGCAAGGTGGCTATATCGTTGGATCGACTAACATCAATGACGGTCAGTGGCACCATGTGGCTGTGGTGGTGGATGATTTTAATGGGAACAGCAGCACGGATGTGAATGAGTGCAAGCTGTACGTGGATGGCGTGCAGGAGGTGGTTTCAGGATCGAGCTCCGAGGTGATGAATACCGATCCGGGAGGTGTGGCCGTGATTGGCGCATCGAACCATGCAACAAGCTATAACTTCAAGGGTGACATTGACGAACTGCGTGTCTTTGCGGGAGCAAAGTCATCGGCAGAAATGGCAGACCTGGCAGCGGCGGATGAACAAGTGTCCTCGCTTTGGTTATACCGCCACTTTGGTTCAGTGGTTCCATCGTGGTCGGATGATCGTGACGGTGATGGGGTCGATCTTCTGCAGGAATACGGGTTTGGGGGCAACCCCCACCAGGCGGATGCTCCGACCTCTGAGCCGACGGCTGTTTATAATGAGATAAGCGGACGTTTGGAAGTTCAATACAACCGCCGGAAACCTGGATCGCATGACTTGCAATATTCCATCGAAGTTTCAGATGATTTGGTTTCCTGGTTGTTGCCCTTTCAGGAAGTTTCCGCTGTCTCTCATCCGTTGTTAGGATTTGAGTTTCAACAAGTCTTGGTCGAAACCCTGGATGCGGTGCCCGAAATGGGGCGTCGTTTTGTCCGGGTGAAAGTGGAATAG
- a CDS encoding sigma-70 family RNA polymerase sigma factor — protein sequence MSPEQIEYLQLVTSHQAMLQGYIHSIAPGVEAEDVLQETNVLLWQKMNDFELGTNFKAFACKVAYFKTMESLRAQSRKKWLVYDSDIVENINDYYASGNEDRGEFQSALRRCLSKLKQKDRALVTSRYTDGRTVREIAAMQKKKEGALQQAFFRIHRGLRSCVTRQLGKSQSIS from the coding sequence ATGTCTCCAGAGCAAATTGAATACCTTCAGTTGGTGACCAGTCACCAGGCGATGCTGCAGGGGTATATTCACAGCATTGCTCCGGGGGTGGAGGCCGAGGATGTTCTGCAGGAGACCAATGTGCTGCTCTGGCAAAAAATGAATGATTTCGAGTTGGGCACGAATTTCAAGGCCTTCGCCTGCAAGGTTGCCTATTTCAAGACCATGGAGAGTTTGCGTGCGCAGTCGCGCAAGAAGTGGCTCGTCTATGACTCGGACATCGTCGAGAACATCAACGACTACTATGCGTCGGGAAATGAGGATAGGGGAGAATTTCAATCGGCACTGCGGCGATGTCTGAGTAAGCTGAAACAGAAGGACAGGGCCTTGGTGACAAGCCGCTACACAGATGGCAGGACGGTGCGGGAAATTGCCGCCATGCAGAAGAAAAAAGAAGGTGCGCTCCAGCAGGCATTTTTTCGGATTCACCGAGGTCTGCGCTCCTGTGTCACCCGGCAACTTGGAAAGAGCCAATCGATTTCATGA
- a CDS encoding LamG-like jellyroll fold domain-containing protein yields MTPEAFEAAVSQLLDNDLSAEGFAELEHYLQHSPEARQKYLEFVDMHNVLDLEHQPKAVTQLGTSKVIPIDRIIRRQKRRTVRIALTAAAACILLSLVALRLFFATPPHTPSLAFKTSPGTQFTISHEQSANTPTGQIMAPGSRLQLSQGSVELNFSSGTKAVVMAPADMTLHDGDQLYLRQGTAWFHVPKGAEGFRVETGDLQMVDLGTEFGVISHPAQHDEVHILKGKVEVSAKRIRKQTTILTAGQARRIDPIGRLTKIPSNPEAFLNTLPTSLPYLHWSFDQNKPYSVQGSHPLVHTLETQPFTPAKSSLSDPSIVPGVHGKALDLNGAGQHLVTNWPGFSDGRPVTASFWIRLPDSSYNDNESGILGWGDRSLSTGKWKITLKQHPDHDRPNLRISWGNLWADSSTTLSRGTWHHIIITHGQQTNENPQAQVYINGIPETITTQRKSKESPKASTRTRKAVPLLIGSSLHYATGRRKTLHASLDELYLFDGHMSPAQAQQLFQEQSPRR; encoded by the coding sequence ATGACCCCAGAAGCCTTTGAAGCCGCCGTCTCCCAACTCCTCGACAACGACCTGTCAGCCGAAGGCTTTGCCGAGCTGGAACATTACCTGCAGCACTCACCAGAAGCCCGGCAAAAGTATCTCGAATTTGTCGATATGCACAATGTGCTGGATCTGGAACACCAACCCAAAGCAGTCACCCAACTCGGAACCTCCAAGGTGATTCCTATCGACCGCATCATCCGACGCCAAAAACGTAGAACCGTCCGGATTGCGCTGACTGCGGCAGCCGCGTGTATTCTGCTCTCACTGGTCGCCCTGCGCCTGTTTTTTGCGACCCCGCCACACACTCCCAGCCTTGCTTTCAAAACCTCACCGGGCACCCAGTTCACCATCAGCCATGAGCAGTCGGCAAACACCCCCACCGGACAAATCATGGCCCCCGGATCGAGACTTCAACTCAGCCAAGGCAGTGTTGAGCTGAACTTCTCCTCGGGAACCAAGGCCGTGGTGATGGCGCCTGCCGATATGACACTGCACGATGGGGACCAGCTCTATCTCCGGCAGGGAACCGCATGGTTTCATGTTCCCAAAGGGGCCGAGGGATTCCGGGTCGAAACCGGCGACCTTCAGATGGTCGATCTCGGGACCGAGTTCGGCGTGATCTCCCACCCCGCTCAACACGATGAAGTCCACATCCTCAAGGGGAAAGTCGAAGTCAGCGCCAAGCGTATTCGCAAACAAACCACCATTCTCACCGCAGGCCAGGCCAGGCGTATCGATCCGATCGGGCGCCTGACCAAGATCCCAAGTAACCCCGAGGCCTTCCTCAACACCCTGCCCACATCCCTTCCCTATCTGCATTGGAGTTTTGACCAAAACAAGCCATACAGCGTGCAAGGGTCCCACCCTTTGGTTCACACTCTTGAAACCCAACCCTTTACTCCTGCCAAGTCATCCCTCTCCGACCCGTCCATCGTCCCGGGAGTCCACGGCAAGGCACTCGATCTCAATGGCGCGGGCCAGCACCTCGTCACCAATTGGCCTGGATTCTCCGATGGTCGACCAGTGACGGCCAGCTTCTGGATCCGACTCCCGGATTCCAGCTACAACGATAACGAAAGCGGTATTCTTGGATGGGGTGACCGCTCACTCAGCACCGGAAAATGGAAAATCACCCTGAAACAACACCCCGACCATGATCGCCCGAACCTGCGCATCTCATGGGGGAACCTCTGGGCAGACAGTTCCACCACACTCAGCCGAGGCACCTGGCATCACATCATCATCACCCACGGACAACAGACCAACGAAAACCCCCAGGCCCAAGTTTATATCAACGGTATCCCAGAAACCATCACCACTCAAAGAAAGTCAAAAGAATCACCAAAAGCCTCCACCCGAACCCGAAAAGCCGTGCCTCTTCTGATCGGTTCCAGCCTGCACTATGCCACCGGACGCCGAAAAACCCTGCACGCAAGCCTCGACGAACTCTACCTCTTCGACGGCCATATGAGCCCGGCTCAGGCACAACAACTATTCCAAGAACAATCGCCCCGCCGCTAA
- a CDS encoding LamG domain-containing protein translates to MIQMIGRALDGSIDEQEFAKLQEELRRDSEAMAYYCEQAELSGRLDWELKHHVSLGVTEKAVPLTRANWMQFAAVAAGVALVTWFALTQFSPMSMEQSGKVIAGGGGQVEPLPEGAQSTLARVTNMQDAVWKDPSLRVGSWLTAGVIELISGNAEVTFDSGARVVIQGPAELGCLSPKLASLVRGKGVVHIPAQAEGFRLKTPSSSFADQSCSFALAVDEEETEVHVIEGSIEASPNQNMTMARTLNAKQSLRMNETHLLGEGEIRYAAGGFHSELPVSGTQSKARFLRWSFDSMLMDTFPESGSYSGAGYGAVLKQLPRMPGEAQAHVIKGKFGRALRFDGLGSYLETRFPGVTGAAERTVACWVRIPKAAQNKNAYSIVSWGEPQSQTGTKWQVSWNPGVDNTGQYGALRTEFGGGRVIGSANLRDGKWHHVTSVYLGASSEHVSSQVLHYVDGKLEAVTAARHQQIDTQVQEDEQSVAYIGRRLENESSFGTFHGAIDELYVFPAALTPSQIMNLYQRNEAPESLIPSLVNR, encoded by the coding sequence ATGATACAGATGATCGGCAGGGCACTGGACGGCTCGATCGATGAGCAGGAGTTTGCCAAACTGCAGGAAGAGTTGCGTCGTGATTCGGAAGCGATGGCATATTACTGTGAGCAAGCCGAACTCAGTGGTCGCTTGGACTGGGAGTTGAAGCACCATGTCTCCCTCGGCGTGACTGAAAAGGCGGTTCCGCTTACCCGGGCGAACTGGATGCAGTTCGCGGCCGTGGCCGCAGGGGTGGCGCTCGTAACTTGGTTTGCTCTTACCCAATTCTCTCCGATGTCGATGGAGCAGAGCGGCAAGGTAATCGCAGGCGGTGGAGGGCAGGTGGAACCATTGCCCGAAGGCGCTCAGTCGACCTTGGCGAGGGTCACCAACATGCAGGATGCCGTATGGAAAGATCCATCATTGCGAGTCGGATCATGGCTGACTGCCGGAGTAATTGAACTCATTTCCGGCAATGCCGAGGTAACCTTTGATTCGGGAGCCCGAGTGGTGATTCAAGGGCCTGCCGAGTTGGGATGCCTTTCCCCGAAATTGGCGAGTTTGGTCCGTGGTAAGGGTGTGGTTCATATTCCGGCGCAGGCCGAGGGCTTTCGTTTGAAGACGCCATCGAGCTCCTTTGCTGACCAGTCCTGTTCCTTTGCTTTGGCGGTGGATGAGGAAGAAACAGAAGTGCATGTGATCGAGGGGAGTATCGAGGCCAGCCCGAATCAGAACATGACCATGGCCAGAACCTTGAATGCCAAACAATCGTTGCGGATGAATGAGACTCATTTGTTAGGAGAAGGTGAAATCCGCTATGCTGCCGGAGGGTTTCATTCTGAATTGCCGGTGTCCGGAACGCAATCCAAGGCACGGTTCTTGAGGTGGTCGTTTGATTCGATGCTGATGGATACCTTCCCGGAGTCCGGCAGCTATTCGGGGGCTGGCTACGGCGCCGTATTGAAGCAGTTGCCGAGGATGCCGGGTGAAGCGCAAGCACACGTCATCAAAGGAAAATTCGGAAGGGCACTTCGTTTCGATGGATTGGGGTCGTATCTTGAGACTCGCTTTCCGGGAGTTACAGGAGCTGCCGAACGGACGGTGGCTTGCTGGGTAAGAATCCCGAAAGCGGCACAAAATAAAAATGCTTATTCGATTGTTTCCTGGGGTGAACCACAGTCGCAGACGGGAACCAAGTGGCAGGTGTCATGGAATCCGGGTGTGGACAATACAGGCCAGTACGGCGCCTTACGGACCGAGTTCGGAGGGGGTCGGGTCATTGGTAGCGCCAACCTCCGTGACGGCAAATGGCACCATGTGACATCGGTGTACCTTGGAGCGTCGTCCGAGCATGTCTCCAGTCAGGTCTTACATTATGTTGACGGTAAACTGGAGGCCGTGACGGCTGCTCGCCACCAGCAGATTGATACCCAAGTGCAGGAGGATGAGCAGAGCGTGGCTTACATCGGGAGACGATTGGAAAACGAATCATCGTTTGGAACGTTTCATGGTGCGATTGATGAACTTTATGTTTTTCCTGCGGCCTTGACCCCGTCCCAGATTATGAACCTTTACCAGCGCAATGAGGCTCCTGAGAGTTTGATTCCGTCCTTGGTGAATCGATAG
- a CDS encoding MYG1 family protein, with the protein MSIDYLLTHPGGAHKDDFLACSLMIALHGVPLVRREPTPGELEDPRVCVIDVGDRHEPENNNFDHHQFDRDHVPTCALSLVLQHLGVYEDARLFCDWLEPAEWFDTRGPKKTAEWLGVERDIISKMNSPIDISMLRRFASVGKDDRLGSGDPVYELMRMIGEDLLDYLKGVRERIDFVAQRVCRWELEKDGEAFSVLVLPRTDESIDDASGGLARYLLVNGLDQEIAAIVYPDSRGTGYGLARFNDHPKLDFCRVQDEADVHFAHNSGFLCKTSVTDEVRLKHLLIGAWG; encoded by the coding sequence ATGAGTATCGATTATCTACTGACCCATCCGGGAGGTGCCCACAAAGACGATTTTTTAGCCTGCAGTTTGATGATTGCCCTGCACGGGGTGCCATTGGTGCGTCGGGAGCCGACGCCTGGGGAGCTTGAGGACCCGCGGGTGTGCGTGATTGATGTGGGTGACCGACACGAGCCGGAGAACAACAACTTTGATCACCATCAATTTGACCGGGATCACGTGCCGACCTGTGCCCTATCCTTGGTGCTGCAGCATCTGGGGGTGTATGAGGATGCCCGTTTGTTTTGTGACTGGTTGGAGCCTGCCGAGTGGTTTGATACCCGGGGCCCTAAGAAAACAGCAGAGTGGCTCGGGGTGGAGCGGGATATCATTTCCAAGATGAATTCTCCGATCGATATCTCGATGTTGCGACGATTTGCTTCGGTCGGTAAGGATGATCGGTTGGGCTCGGGTGATCCAGTGTATGAATTGATGCGAATGATCGGAGAGGACCTACTGGATTACCTCAAGGGGGTGCGGGAGCGGATTGATTTTGTGGCCCAGCGTGTCTGCCGCTGGGAGTTGGAAAAGGATGGGGAGGCGTTCAGCGTTTTGGTGTTGCCCCGGACGGATGAAAGCATTGATGACGCATCCGGCGGTTTGGCTCGCTACCTATTGGTGAACGGGCTGGATCAGGAGATTGCGGCGATTGTCTATCCGGACAGTCGCGGGACTGGTTATGGTCTTGCTCGTTTCAATGACCACCCCAAGCTCGATTTCTGCCGGGTGCAAGATGAAGCGGATGTTCATTTTGCTCACAACAGTGGGTTTTTATGTAAAACGAGTGTGACGGATGAAGTCAGGTTGAAGCATTTGTTGATTGGCGCCTGGGGGTAA